The following are encoded in a window of Amaranthus tricolor cultivar Red isolate AtriRed21 chromosome 2, ASM2621246v1, whole genome shotgun sequence genomic DNA:
- the LOC130805223 gene encoding glycine-rich protein 2-like, whose amino-acid sequence MGERLKGSVKWFNDTKGFGFISPSDGSDDLFVHQSSIRTEGFRSLGDGEEVEYEVATGDDGRKKAVDVTGPNEGPIQGSTRRSGGGGDGGGYGGGGDGYNGGGRRSGGGGYGGGGGGWSSGSNSGGWNGGGGGSGYGGGGGGGNCYSCGEGGHMARECPKGGGGGGGSRYGGGIGGGGGGCYQCGGEGHFARDCTNGR is encoded by the coding sequence ATGGGGGAGAGATTGAAAGGGTCAGTAAAATGGTTTAATGATACTAAAGGGTTCGGATTCATTTCTCCTTCTGATGGCAGTGATGATTTGTTTGTTCATCAGTCATCTATCCGAACTGAAGGTTTCCGTAGCCTTGGCGATGGCGAAGAAGTGGAATATGAAGTGGCTACTGGTGATGATGGTCGTAAAAAGGCCGTTGATGTGACAGGTCCAAATGAAGGTCCTATTCAAGGATCAACTCGGCGTTCTGGCGGTGGTGGAGATGGTGGAGGCTATGGAGGCGGCGGAGATGGTTATAATGGTGGAGGAAGAAGATCTGGAGGTGGTGGATATGGAGGTGGTGGAGGAGGATGGAGCAGCGGTAGTAATAGTGGAGGATGGAACGGCGGTGGCGGTGGTAGTGGATATGGTGGTGGAGGTGGAGGCGGCAATTGTTACAGTTGTGGTGAGGGTGGCCATATGGCAAGAGAATGTCCAAAAGGTGGTGGTGGAGGCGGTGGAAGTAGGTACGGCGGAGGAATCGGCGGCGGTGGTGGTGGGTGCTACCAATGTGGCGGTGAAGGTCACTTTGCTAGGGATTGTACTAATGGTCGTTGA